A single window of Scylla paramamosain isolate STU-SP2022 chromosome 27, ASM3559412v1, whole genome shotgun sequence DNA harbors:
- the LOC135114467 gene encoding uncharacterized protein LOC135114467 yields the protein MLVRLLLVFSLTIVAGLPKTKDVREELLPAAELVQNYTSDLCTAIVVMDRTDIPSTNFKSTWNRWQTLAIFEANVDNMNTNSADHLSKLITLARQVRRSSQCTMVVVASFDKEFLVAFAQWSLKLRLLVWTTKLVVVTHLAFTELQALLPAYWTFSMMNGVIFNKEEHINHTKYAVYTYLPYSPTGSQTVKIAFWTSPNSFIPLSSVSFFQDKFDNFHGTAVNVTAQPYMPYWGEEEARGPDGSRVIMYRGSDYRLLEAVASVLNFTIRVIPTSSWDDVTNLVEDRTSLIASVIYGMLTVRAERYDFSFSYAYGHRSFAMAKPSLEAQWTSLYYPLANEVWITLLVPLLLVPSLLILFTRADHDGQRRYTGIGAVFQDMVGMLLGQNLPQRLSSASSIRLLVAAWLIFAFILAVAYRSNLTASLTLPKYPPRPETLQEVVDTVDMVTVPAYGEQYRKFYSESNSPLFQALGRIMKPGPSLMEGLKNALVKRSSHAEEKKYLQYEIMDKFTEEDGSTHLYVSRESLFSAPSAWPIPHDAPYKAHLDRCLLAALGAGLYDKWTADILTQTKLRSQRRQRRRQAADQQKRAAETGDVNKEGTPILTLSHTQGGFILLMAGLGLATFAFGWEMLPCT from the exons ATGCTCGTGAGGCTGTTGCTGGTGTTCAGCCTGACAATAGTAGCTGGCCTTCCCAAAACGAAAG ATGTGAGGGAGGAGCTACTACCCGCAGCAGAATTGGTGCAAAACTACACAAGCGACTTGTGCACCGCTATCGTCGTTATGGACAGAACCGACATCCCTTCAACA AATTTCAAATCAACATGGAATCGCTGGCAAACCTTGGCAATATTCGAGGCGAATGTTGACAACATGAACACCAATTCCGCTGACCACCTATCAAAATTAATCACATTGGCACGTCAG GTGCGTCGGTCGTCGCAGTGCACAATGGTAGTGGTAGCGAGTTTTGACAAGGAATTCCTCGTCGCCTTCGCTCAGTGGTCCCTGAAGCTTCGGCTGCTGGTGTGGACAActaagctggtggtggtgacccaCCTCGCATTCACAGAACTGCAGGCCCTTCTACCTGCCTACTGGACCTTCTCCATGATGAACGGAGTTATTTTCAATAAGGAGGAGCACATAAATCACACAAA GTACGCCGTGTACACTTACTTGCCATACAGCCCGACCGGTTCCCAGACGGTCAAGATTGCCTTCTGGACATCACCTAACAGCTTCATACCACTCTCTTCAGTCTCCTTCTTCCAAGATAAATTCGACAA TTTTCACGGCACTGCAGTGAACGTGACGGCGCAGCCCTACATGCCTTACTGGGGCGAAGAGGAAGCAAGGGGCCCTGATGGTTCCAGGGTGATCATGTATCGTGGCTCCGACTATCGCCTTCTGGAAGCTGTTGCCTCAGTCCTCAACTTTACAATTCGGGTCATTCCAACTTCATCGTGGGATGAT GTAACAAATTTGGTCGAGGACCGCACTTCACTGATAGCCTCCGTTATTTATGGGATGTTAACTGTGCGAGCGGAAAGGTATGACTTCAGTTTCAGCTATGCATATGGCCATAGGTCGTTTGCCATGGCTAAACCCAGCCTGGAGGCTCAGTGGACGAGCTTGTACTATCCACTGGCAAATGAAGTGTGGATAACACTCCTTGTCCCGCTCCTCCTCGTTCCTTCCCTTTTGATTTTG TTCACACGGGCTGACCATGATGGACAAAGAAGATACACGGGTATAGGAGCAGTGTTCCAGGACATGGTGGGAATGCTGTTAGGCCAAAACCTCCCTCAACGGCTGTCCAGTGCCTCTTCCATTCGTCTCCTAGTAGCTGCGTGGCTGATATTTGCATTTATCCTGGCAGTAGCCTATCGCAGCAACTTGACTGCCTCCCTTACTCTTCCTAAGTATCCTCCACGTCCAGAAACACTTCAGGAAGTCGTCGACACTGTTGACAT GGTCACCGTACCTGCTTATGGTGAACAATACCGCAAGTTCTATAGTGAATCTAACTCTCCCCTGTTCCAAGCCTTGGGCAGAATAATGAAACCTGGACCCTCGCTGATGGAGGGCCTCAAGAATGCGTTAGTAAAGAG AAGCAGCCatgcagaggaaaaaaagtatcttCAGTATGAGATTATGGACAAATTTACAGAAGAAGATGGCAGCACTCATCTCTACGTTAGTCGCGAGTCCCTTTTTTCGGCGCCTTCTGCCTGGCCCATCCCTCACGATGCGCCATACAAGGCTCACTTGGATAGATGCCTATTAGCTGCATTAGGG GCAGGTCTATACGACAAGTGGACAGCCGATATACTAACACAGACTAAACTTAGGAGTCAAAGAAGGCAACGACGACGTCAGGCCGCTGATCAACAGAAGCGGGCAGCAGAAACTGGAGACGTGAACAAGGAAGGGACGCCGATCCTCACCCTGAGCCACACGCAGGGGGGATTCATTCTCCTGATGGCGGGCCTCGGGCTTGCTACCTTTGCCTTTGGCTGGGAAATGCTGCCTTGCACTTAA